A region of Arabidopsis thaliana chromosome 5, partial sequence DNA encodes the following proteins:
- the ENODL13 gene encoding early nodulin-like protein 13 (early nodulin-like protein 13 (ENODL13); FUNCTIONS IN: electron carrier activity, copper ion binding; LOCATED IN: anchored to plasma membrane, plasma membrane, anchored to membrane; EXPRESSED IN: 18 plant structures; EXPRESSED DURING: 10 growth stages; CONTAINS InterPro DOMAIN/s: Plastocyanin-like (InterPro:IPR003245), Cupredoxin (InterPro:IPR008972); BEST Arabidopsis thaliana protein match is: early nodulin-like protein 15 (TAIR:AT4G31840.1); Has 1807 Blast hits to 1807 proteins in 277 species: Archae - 0; Bacteria - 0; Metazoa - 736; Fungi - 347; Plants - 385; Viruses - 0; Other Eukaryotes - 339 (source: NCBI BLink).), producing MAQRTLVATFFLIFFLLTNLVCSKEIIVGGKTSSWKIPSSPSESLNKWAESLRFRVGDTLVWKYDEEKDSVLQVTKDAYINCNTTNPAANYSNGDTKVKLERSGPYFFISGSKSNCVEGEKLHIVVMSSRGGHTGGFFTGSSPSPAPSPALLGAPTVAPASGGSASSLTRQVGVLGFVGLLAIVLL from the exons ATGGCTCAGAGAACTCTTGTTGCAACATTTtttctaatcttcttcttgttgacTAATCTCGTCTGTAGCAAAGAGATTATTGTCGGAGGCAAAACCAGCTCCTGGAAGATCCCTTCTTCGCCTTCTGAGTCCCTAAACAAATGGGCTGAGAGTTTACGGTTTCGCGTTGGCGACACTCTCG TGTGGAAGTACGATGAGGAAAAGGACTCGGTTTTGCAAGTGACGAAAGATGCATACATTAACTGCAACACCACAAACCCAGCAGCTAACTACAGCAATGGAGATACTAAAGTGAAGCTAGAGAGATCTGGTCCTTACTTCTTCATCAGCGGCTCTAAAAGCAACTGCGTTGAAGGTGAGAAGCTTCATATTGTTGTCATGTCCTCTCGTGGTGGCCACACCGGTGGTTTTTTTActggttcttctccttctcctgcACCATCTCCAGCTTTGTTAGGAGCTCCCACTGTGGCTCCAGCCAGTGGTggctctgcttcttctttaactCGCCAAGTTggggttttgggatttgttgGATTATTAGCgattgttttgctttga
- a CDS encoding Endomembrane protein 70 protein family (Endomembrane protein 70 protein family; CONTAINS InterPro DOMAIN/s: Nonaspanin (TM9SF) (InterPro:IPR004240); BEST Arabidopsis thaliana protein match is: Endomembrane protein 70 protein family (TAIR:AT5G10840.1).), producing the protein MEFYRSSRRLQILGSVILLLSIHVAHSFYLPGVAPQDFEKDSISEAIGDELKVKVNKLTSIKTQLPYSYYSLPFCRPKKIVDSTENLGEVLRGDRIENAPYSFKMREAQMCNVLGRVMLDAKSAKAFKEKIDDEYRVNMILDNLPLVVPIERIDPGQGSPSVVYQLGYHVGLKGQYEGSKEQKYFMHNHLAFTVRYHRDMQTDAARIVGFEVKPYSVKHEYEGQWSEKTRLTTCDPHTKRLVVSSATPQEVENKKEIIFTYDVDFQESEVKWASRWDAYLLMSDNQIHWFSIVNSLMIVLFLSGMVAMIMLRTLYRDISRYNELETQEEAQEETGWKLVHGDVFRPPANSDLLCVYVGTGVQCLGMVLVTMIFAMLGFLSPSNRGGLMTAMLLLWVFMGLFAGYASSRLYKMFKGTEWKRIAFRTAFLFPAVVSAIFFVLNALIWGQKSSGAVPFGTMFALIFLWFGISVPLVFVGAYLGFKKPPLDDPVKTNKIPRQIPEQAWYMNPIFSILIGGILPFGAVFIELFFILTSIWLNQFYYIFGFLFLVFVILMVTCAEITIVLCYFQLCSEDYLWWWRSYLTSGSSAVYLFLYAAFYFFTKLQITKLVSAMLYFGYMLIASYAFFVLTGTIGFYACLWFTRLIYSSVKID; encoded by the exons ATGGAGTTTTATAGAAGTTCTAGAAGATTACAAATTCTTGGATCTGTGATTCTTCTGCTCTCTATTCATGTCGCTCACTCTTTTTACCTTCCTGGTGTTGCTCCTCAGGATTTCGAAAAG gatTCAATTAGCGAAGCAATC GGAGATGAATTGAAAGTGAAAGTAAACAAGTTGACATCTATAAAGACTCAGCTTCCATATTCGTATTACTCTCTTCCTTTTTGTCGTCCTAAGAAGATTGTGGACAGTACTGAGAATCTTGGTGAAGTTCTTCGTGGTGACCGAATCGAAAATGCTCCTTATTCg TTTAAAATGCGTGAGGCGCAAATGTGTAATGTTCTCGGTCGTGTTATGCTTGATGCAAAGTCTGCCAAAGCGTTTAAAGAGAAGATTGATGATGAGTATCGAGTTAACAT gATCCTTGATAATCTTCCTCTAGTGGTTCCGATCGAAAGAATTGATCCGGGTCAGGGTTCTCCTTCTGTTGTGTATCAGCTAGGATATCATGTTGGTCTTAAAGGCCAGTATGAAGGG AGCAAAGAGCAAAAGTATTTTATGCACAATCACTTGGCATTCACTGTCCGGTATCATAGAGATATGCAAACCGATGCTGCAAGGATTGTGGGATTTGAGGTCAAACCATACAG TGTCAAGCATGAATACGAGGGACAATGGAGTGAGAAGACCCGTTTGACTACCTGTGATCCCCACACTAAGCGACTGGTTGTTAGCTCAGCTACCCCTCAAGAAGTcgaaaataagaaagaaattatCTTCACATATGATGTTGACTTTCAG GAAAGTGAAGTGAAGTGGGCGTCTAGATGGGATGCTTATCTTTTGATGAGCGACAATCAAATTCACTGGTTTTCTATTGTCAACTCTCTTATGATCGTCCTCTTCCTCTCTGGTATGGTAGCGATGATTATGCTAAGGACCCTTTACCGTGACATTTCACGGTACAACGAGCTTGAGACTCAAGAGGAAGCTCAAGAAGAGACTGGGTGGAAACTCGTCCATGGTGATGTTTTCAGGCCTCCAGCCAATTCAGATCTTCTCTGCGTCTATGTTGGCACAGGTGTCCAGTGTTTAGGCATGGTACTTGTCACTATGATCTTCGCCATGCTCGGATTTTTATCACCTTCCAACCGTGGAGGTCTTATGACAGCCATGCTCCTCCTCTGGGTCTTCATGGGACTCTTTGCCGGTTACGCCTCTTCACGTCTCTACAAAATGTTCAAAGGAACAGAATGGAAGAGAATTGCCTTCAGAACAGCCTTCTTGTTCCCTGCAGTCGTCTCAGCCATCTTCTTTGTCCTAAACGCTCTCATCTGGGGACAAAAATCATCCGGAGCTGTTCCCTTTGGAACAATGTTTGCTCTGATCTTCCTCTGGTTTGGAATCTCGGTCCCTCTTGTCTTTGTCGGCGCTTACCTCGGATTCAAGAAGCCACCGCTCGATGACCCCGtgaaaaccaacaaaatccCACGTCAAATCCCGGAGCAAGCTTGGTACATGAACCCAATTTTCTCAATCCTCATTGGAGGAATCTTACCGTTCGGTGCAGTCTTCATCgagctcttcttcatcctcacATCCATCTGGCTCAACCAGTTCTACTACATCTTCGGTTTCCTCTTCCTCGTCTTTGTGATCCTTATGGTCACCTGCGCCGAGATCACCATTGTTCTCTGCTACTTCCAGCTTTGCAGTGAAGACTATCTCTGGTGGTGGAGGTCTTACCTCACCTCAGGCTCTTCTGCGGTCTATCTCTTCCTCTACGCAGCCTTCTATTTCTTCACAAAGCTCCAGATCACTAAGCTCGTCTCAGCTATGCTCTACTTTGGATACATGCTCATCGCCTCTTACGCGTTTTTCGTGCTGACCGGAACAATCGGGTTCTACGCTTGTCTCTGGTTCACAAGACTCATCTATTCCTCGGTAAAGATCGATTGA
- a CDS encoding Endomembrane protein 70 protein family (Endomembrane protein 70 protein family; LOCATED IN: integral to membrane, Golgi apparatus, plasma membrane; EXPRESSED IN: 22 plant structures; EXPRESSED DURING: 13 growth stages; CONTAINS InterPro DOMAIN/s: Nonaspanin (TM9SF) (InterPro:IPR004240); BEST Arabidopsis thaliana protein match is: Endomembrane protein 70 protein family (TAIR:AT5G10840.1); Has 30201 Blast hits to 17322 proteins in 780 species: Archae - 12; Bacteria - 1396; Metazoa - 17338; Fungi - 3422; Plants - 5037; Viruses - 0; Other Eukaryotes - 2996 (source: NCBI BLink).), with translation MEFYRSSRRLQILGSVILLLSIHVAHSFYLPGVAPQDFEKGDELKVKVNKLTSIKTQLPYSYYSLPFCRPKKIVDSTENLGEVLRGDRIENAPYSFKMREAQMCNVLGRVMLDAKSAKAFKEKIDDEYRVNMILDNLPLVVPIERIDPGQGSPSVVYQLGYHVGLKGQYEGSKEQKYFMHNHLAFTVRYHRDMQTDAARIVGFEVKPYSVKHEYEGQWSEKTRLTTCDPHTKRLVVSSATPQEVENKKEIIFTYDVDFQESEVKWASRWDAYLLMSDNQIHWFSIVNSLMIVLFLSGMVAMIMLRTLYRDISRYNELETQEEAQEETGWKLVHGDVFRPPANSDLLCVYVGTGVQCLGMVLVTMIFAMLGFLSPSNRGGLMTAMLLLWVFMGLFAGYASSRLYKMFKGTEWKRIAFRTAFLFPAVVSAIFFVLNALIWGQKSSGAVPFGTMFALIFLWFGISVPLVFVGAYLGFKKPPLDDPVKTNKIPRQIPEQAWYMNPIFSILIGGILPFGAVFIELFFILTSIWLNQFYYIFGFLFLVFVILMVTCAEITIVLCYFQLCSEDYLWWWRSYLTSGSSAVYLFLYAAFYFFTKLQITKLVSAMLYFGYMLIASYAFFVLTGTIGFYACLWFTRLIYSSVKID, from the exons ATGGAGTTTTATAGAAGTTCTAGAAGATTACAAATTCTTGGATCTGTGATTCTTCTGCTCTCTATTCATGTCGCTCACTCTTTTTACCTTCCTGGTGTTGCTCCTCAGGATTTCGAAAAG GGAGATGAATTGAAAGTGAAAGTAAACAAGTTGACATCTATAAAGACTCAGCTTCCATATTCGTATTACTCTCTTCCTTTTTGTCGTCCTAAGAAGATTGTGGACAGTACTGAGAATCTTGGTGAAGTTCTTCGTGGTGACCGAATCGAAAATGCTCCTTATTCg TTTAAAATGCGTGAGGCGCAAATGTGTAATGTTCTCGGTCGTGTTATGCTTGATGCAAAGTCTGCCAAAGCGTTTAAAGAGAAGATTGATGATGAGTATCGAGTTAACAT gATCCTTGATAATCTTCCTCTAGTGGTTCCGATCGAAAGAATTGATCCGGGTCAGGGTTCTCCTTCTGTTGTGTATCAGCTAGGATATCATGTTGGTCTTAAAGGCCAGTATGAAGGG AGCAAAGAGCAAAAGTATTTTATGCACAATCACTTGGCATTCACTGTCCGGTATCATAGAGATATGCAAACCGATGCTGCAAGGATTGTGGGATTTGAGGTCAAACCATACAG TGTCAAGCATGAATACGAGGGACAATGGAGTGAGAAGACCCGTTTGACTACCTGTGATCCCCACACTAAGCGACTGGTTGTTAGCTCAGCTACCCCTCAAGAAGTcgaaaataagaaagaaattatCTTCACATATGATGTTGACTTTCAG GAAAGTGAAGTGAAGTGGGCGTCTAGATGGGATGCTTATCTTTTGATGAGCGACAATCAAATTCACTGGTTTTCTATTGTCAACTCTCTTATGATCGTCCTCTTCCTCTCTGGTATGGTAGCGATGATTATGCTAAGGACCCTTTACCGTGACATTTCACGGTACAACGAGCTTGAGACTCAAGAGGAAGCTCAAGAAGAGACTGGGTGGAAACTCGTCCATGGTGATGTTTTCAGGCCTCCAGCCAATTCAGATCTTCTCTGCGTCTATGTTGGCACAGGTGTCCAGTGTTTAGGCATGGTACTTGTCACTATGATCTTCGCCATGCTCGGATTTTTATCACCTTCCAACCGTGGAGGTCTTATGACAGCCATGCTCCTCCTCTGGGTCTTCATGGGACTCTTTGCCGGTTACGCCTCTTCACGTCTCTACAAAATGTTCAAAGGAACAGAATGGAAGAGAATTGCCTTCAGAACAGCCTTCTTGTTCCCTGCAGTCGTCTCAGCCATCTTCTTTGTCCTAAACGCTCTCATCTGGGGACAAAAATCATCCGGAGCTGTTCCCTTTGGAACAATGTTTGCTCTGATCTTCCTCTGGTTTGGAATCTCGGTCCCTCTTGTCTTTGTCGGCGCTTACCTCGGATTCAAGAAGCCACCGCTCGATGACCCCGtgaaaaccaacaaaatccCACGTCAAATCCCGGAGCAAGCTTGGTACATGAACCCAATTTTCTCAATCCTCATTGGAGGAATCTTACCGTTCGGTGCAGTCTTCATCgagctcttcttcatcctcacATCCATCTGGCTCAACCAGTTCTACTACATCTTCGGTTTCCTCTTCCTCGTCTTTGTGATCCTTATGGTCACCTGCGCCGAGATCACCATTGTTCTCTGCTACTTCCAGCTTTGCAGTGAAGACTATCTCTGGTGGTGGAGGTCTTACCTCACCTCAGGCTCTTCTGCGGTCTATCTCTTCCTCTACGCAGCCTTCTATTTCTTCACAAAGCTCCAGATCACTAAGCTCGTCTCAGCTATGCTCTACTTTGGATACATGCTCATCGCCTCTTACGCGTTTTTCGTGCTGACCGGAACAATCGGGTTCTACGCTTGTCTCTGGTTCACAAGACTCATCTATTCCTCGGTAAAGATCGATTGA
- a CDS encoding Sas10/Utp3/C1D family (Sas10/Utp3/C1D family; CONTAINS InterPro DOMAIN/s: Sas10/Utp3/C1D (InterPro:IPR007146), Exosome-associated factor Rrp47/DNA strand repair C1D (InterPro:IPR011082); Has 1807 Blast hits to 1807 proteins in 277 species: Archae - 0; Bacteria - 0; Metazoa - 736; Fungi - 347; Plants - 385; Viruses - 0; Other Eukaryotes - 339 (source: NCBI BLink).): MEGGGGSSGGGAGGVVPESAIEAVNQTLAYLKELKPQLEQMLTLAEPEVLAAMQPLQRAKTMHLLAEATTTLYELRLRCTGVDPDDHRVKSEIERINVYREKFQKCVDQSKGPLRPTTVLNRQAATRFIEHSLPDLTSTQKQSIRDLSKGEKSRIRYSETSARKRKYQSNEKQSVQSAAKDFLEKAAREIIGHNENGLKGPLVAAADGSDDVEVGTA, encoded by the exons ATGGAAGGAGGTGGAGGAAGTAGCGGCGGAGGAGCTGGAGGAGTGGTTCCGGAATCAGCGATTGAAGCGGTGAATCAAACACTTGCGTACCTCAAGGAACTGAAGCCACAGCTTGAGCAGATGCTGACTTTAGCTGAGCCAGAGGTTCTCGCTGCAATGCAACCATTACAGCGAGCTAAGACTATGCACTTGCTAGCTGAAGCCACCACTACTCTTTACGAAC TGAGGTTGAGATGTACTGGTGTTGATCCTGATGATCATCGTGTAAAATCTGAAATT GAGCGGATAAACGTGTACAGAGAGAAGTTTCAGAAGTGTGTTGATCAAAGTAAAG GACCTTTGCGCCCGACCACTGTCTTAAACCGTCAGGCAGCAACCCGTTTCATCGAACATTCTCTACCTGATCTTACATCGA CCCAAAAGCAAAGCATTAGAGACCTCAGTAAAGGAGAGAAATCGAGGATCAGGTATTCTGAAACATCTGCGAGAAAGAGGAAATACCAATCAAATGAGAAACAGTCTGTTCAGTCAGCTGCGAAGGACTTTCTTGAAAAGGCAGCTCGTGAGATTATCGGTCACAATGAAAATGGTTTGAAGGGCCCTTTAGTAGCGGCAGCTGATGGTTCAGATGATGTCGAAGTTGGTACAGCCTGA
- a CDS encoding neurofilament light protein (unknown protein; FUNCTIONS IN: molecular_function unknown; INVOLVED IN: biological_process unknown; LOCATED IN: cellular_component unknown; EXPRESSED IN: 23 plant structures; EXPRESSED DURING: 13 growth stages; Has 1807 Blast hits to 1807 proteins in 277 species: Archae - 0; Bacteria - 0; Metazoa - 736; Fungi - 347; Plants - 385; Viruses - 0; Other Eukaryotes - 339 (source: NCBI BLink).), whose amino-acid sequence MDGGDDMDSLFEGMELFTPASQFSGDSKVSSPPQSEETKAAEATLITAPSQPDVTEATLITATSQPDITEALDENLFSDLTIVTPVQHQPEPMEAVITTHQSPAKNYGRQVSRRKKRAAGLRIGYGRHETNNLDEDEDDAVSQQSDSVSQVSDSVSQISDSVAQVFDSGNQSLDSPVVTVVVGNGSSRLELVKAQIEAKLNRSRDLAASVTSARKNAIRKKRQASENLRLASTTHEELEKQLEEAIETEDFDAAERISESLAAKERDRLALLALLRQAESDCDAIESKMEEVLLSQIAAEEESACLLRSFGTDAENDAGSILEKAEAFYSDEMEKWHSCSEDVEVRKVELDIESVVVDNVRLSLNGILEGSVEQDMKEKEILQKKKEHLANELEELLALVKAKEKEIDENDSQIEAVEERINNVVTGFKELQTSMDKMLNDVQAGLTEVDKETEDLSRKKKDVDEFMTSEKERGAKLRDLARVSADEACEYEEVIKLRKGLMSYVSKTREERAKLVNIEEKLSEEVQKLQEEVSSTRELLKERSSKKSIIQQNITSFMDKIMFIEKRMPELEAEKKVAASTRNFKEAGRIAAEAKSLNLEKDKTQMETGKANAELEKAEHEIEETIKRLQEIEKLILSKEKELAISRFQRLRIDSGTAKAERSAALELSDLEEANLLLEEAQEAESEAEKLKLTGGLKEEEEEEEKAKSNEVFVSMELIATVGLKKLQELVESVPS is encoded by the coding sequence ATGGATGGTGGCGACGATATGGATTCCCTGTTCGAAGGGATGGAGCTTTTTACACCGGCGTCTCAGTTCTCCGGTGACAGCAAGGTAAGCTCACCGCCTCAATCTGAAGAAACCAAGGCGGCGGAGGCGACACTGATCACGGCTCCTTCTCAACCAGATGTGACGGAGGCGACACTGATCACGGCTACTTCTCAGCCAGATATTACGGAGGCTTTGGACGAGAATCTGTTTTCAGACTTAACGATTGTGACTCCGGTTCAACACCAACCTGAGCCGATGGAGGCAGTTATCACTACTCATCAATCTCCGGCGAAGAATTATGGACGTCAGGTGTcacggaggaagaagagagcgGCTGGATTAAGAATTGGATACGGTAGGCACGAAACCAACAATCTcgacgaagacgaagatgatgcCGTTAGTCAACAATCCGATTCCGTTAGTCAAGTATCAGATTCAGTTAGTCAAATATCTGATTCCGTCGCGCAAGTGTTTGATTCCGGTAATCAATCTTTAGACTCTCCTGTTGTTACTGTGGTTGTTGGTAATGGTAGCTCAAGGTTGGAGTTAGTTAAGGCTCAGATCGAAGCGAAGCTAAATCGTTCTCGTGATTTGGCTGCTTCGGTTACTTCTGCTCGTAAGAATGCGATTAGGAAGAAAAGGCAAGCATCTGAGAATCTCAGATTAGCTTCTACGACGCACGAAGAGCTCGAGAAGCAGCTTGAGGAAGCGATCGAGACAGAGGATTTCGATGCGGCTGAGAGGATTAGCGAAAGCCTCGCTGCTAAGGAAAGAGATAGGCTAGCATTGTTGGCATTGCTTCGCCAAGCGGAATCTGATTGCGATGCTATTGAGTCGAAAATGGAAGAGGTTCTTCTTTCTCAGAttgcagctgaagaagaatctgccTGTCTGCTTCGTAGTTTTGGCACGGATGCTGAGAATGATGCTGGATCGATTCTGGAGAAAGCAGAAGCTTTTTATTCAGATGAAATGGAGAAATGGCATTCATGTTCTGAAGATGTTGAGGTTAGAAAAGTCGAATTGGATATAGaatctgttgttgttgataacGTTCGGTTGTCGTTGAATGGTATTCTTGAGGGATCTGTTGAACAAGATatgaaagagaaggagatactgcagaagaagaaagaacatttGGCAAATGAACTTGAGGAGCTGCTTGCTTTGGTGAAGGcaaaggagaaggagattgACGAGAACGATTCGCAAATAGAGGCAGTTGAGGAAAGAATTAACAATGTGGTGACTGGCTTCAAGGAATTGCAAACAAGTATGGATAAAATGTTAAACGATGTGCAAGCTGGTCTCACTGAGGTTGACAAGGAAACTGAAGATTtatcaaggaagaagaaagacgtgGACGAGTTCATGACATCTGAGAAGGAGAGAGGAGCCAAACTTCGTGATCTTGCCCGTGTTTCAGCGGATGAAGCTTGTGAATATGAGGAAGTTATTAAATTGCGGAAAGGTTTGATGTCATATGTGTCTAAAActagagaagagagagctAAGCTTGTAAATATCGAAGAGAAGCTTTCTGAGGAAGTACAGAAGCTACAAGAGGAGGTTTCCAGTACCCGAGAGTTACTTAAGGAGCGATCTTCTAAAAAGTCGATCATCCAACAGAACATTACATCTTTCATGGATAAAATTATGTTCATAGAGAAAAGGATGCCGGAGCttgaagcagagaagaaagtggCTGCATCAACGAGAAATTTTAAAGAAGCTGGAAGAATAGCTGCAGAAGCCAAGTctttaaatttagaaaaggaTAAGACACAGATGGAAACAGGAAAAGCTAACGCTGAGCTCGAAAAAGCAGAGCATGAGATTGAAGAAACCATCAAGAGGCTACAAGAGATAGAGAAGTTGATTTTGtcgaaagaaaaagaattggCTATTAGTAGATTCCAGAGGTTGCGGATTGACAGTGGAACTGCAAAAGCTGAGAGATCAGCTGCTCTGGAACTGAGCGACCTTGAAGAAGCTAATCTTCTACTTGAGGAAGCGCAAGAAGCAGAATCCGAGGCAGAGAAGCTTAAACTCACAGGCGGTctcaaagaagaggaagaggaagaagagaaagcaaaatctAATGAAGTTTTTGTCTCGATGGAACTCATAGCCACCGTTGGTCtgaaaaaattacaagaacTGGTGGAATCTGTTCCATCTTAA